Within Phycodurus eques isolate BA_2022a chromosome 18, UOR_Pequ_1.1, whole genome shotgun sequence, the genomic segment TGTCCTCATCTCATACTGAACTCTGTGTTTTTTGAAGATGTGGACCGACTTCAGCAGTGTAAACCTCTCCATGTCTTTGGGTGGCTCAAAACTACGGCAgagggcaacaacaacaacaaaaatccctCGTTCAGCGCAGGGGTTAGGTTCTGGACCACTCCTGCAATAGGTGAAGTCCACGGAGTAACGaccatatgtttttttttttttttttattaacctcCCCtgactcttattaatcttccccataCCCCAATTACCTCTACCATACTTATCAACACTTTCTATACTCAAataccttttaaactcttaaacatacagaaAGAGTAGAGAAGATAAGACTTTTTAGCCCATTTTACATGCCTAAAAAGTGTTTTGTCAACAAactgcagtttggcagatagtaaacaaATCTTCAAATAGAGACTTCAAGCTGGTTGTCACTCAGATGTAAAACAAGAGAATTACaaccacacaactttgccttccACTAGATTAATGCTAACACGCAATGCAAAACGCCGGAGACGGAAGATTTGTCTTCCAGAgactttcacacagaacagaaCATTACTAAGACTCACACTTTGCCAATGTTGATGCCGAGCTCTTTGGCCGCCATGGTGGCGAAATACTCATAGCTGTCCAAGACAGCCCTGTCGTGGCCTTTAACCATCACGGTCACCTTCCGGAACAGCGTGTCGGGCTCCTCCGTCACAGTGATCTGAATGGGAAACGTTAGAATGGATTCCCGGGTAATGCGAATTGGTCGTTTGAAAGATTGGGAAAGTGTGATACAACTCACCGGTGACGCTGTTGATGAAAGCACCGTGGCCGTGTGGAAGGGACACCTGCAGAAATTTCAATCTTTTAATGCAAAAAAGGGGTTTTAAAGGGCATCAAGTGGACCCTGACAAATCTTAATTATTACAAACACATTGCAATTTAAacacctttttgtgtgtgtgtgtgtgacttcatCTATCGTGCAAATGGCAACATGTACCTttaagagcatttaattgttctgaatgtcactatacatcgctggAATAAATAGAACAAAGACATTGATGATTTGtagtaaacaatacattttggagTGATTTGAGTTAATTTGGATAAGTCAAAATTTGATGATTTTCTAATGTGCCGTGGCAGAGTGGTCACTGACATAAACAATGATACATACCGAGTTGTGATCCATTTCTTGTGTCCCGCATAATGGCCCAGAACCTTGGGTGCCTGCAAAACATTTATGTTAGCAGACGCAAGGATGGTACACTTTGTGCATTCGACGCTTTGTTGTTTGTAGATATGACCAAAGGTGTTCGCATAACAAACATTACCGAAAGTGATATTCCGCTCAGTATCCTTGCCAGGGAGCAAAATTCTTTTCGAAGCGCCATGGAGGCGGCCATGTTTTTTTCAGAGGGGTACGAGAAAACTGCAAGATATGTGTCGTATTGCCGCCCCCGTGTGTCCTGGAAGGTACATAACACCAACAGATGCTATTACCAAATAACGTACGCTGTAACAGGCAAACCTCATCCTGACAGCTATGTAAACAACActtcaatatacagtaaaaatgtATAGATATTTTTAATGACCATATGGACATTTTGAACGTGGTTTGTTTGAAGACGACGTTTGACAACGAGGCTGAACGTGGCGAGCGTGCGTCATGTGACAGTCACGTGACCCAGCTGTCGGGGCCCTGTTGCCAGTCAAGTCAGTCGGCTCACACAGCCTCactcacacatatacacatacacaaacgGAGCAGCAAACCGCGACAACCAGCCGAGGTAAGCTTCCCACCTCACTGTCGAGCTTTCTCCACTCTGCatttaatacacacacacaaaaaaacaatactatacATGTTATTCTACTCAAGCGTAATTATGCGTAAGTAGCTACGCAATGAGGGTTAAAAAAACGCGAAATAAGTAGTCGACTGGCCATGCTAGGCTAGCTGTAGCCGGTTAGCGAGCAGTGCCAGCGGCGGACGGACAGCCCCCTGTTCGGCGCCTTGGCTGGTTCTGGATCAGCTAACGTTAGCcgcctcttttattttttttcttttatttttcttttatttttttttaatatcggTAAGGACACGGTATCAAAGGCAATCATATGTTGCGCCAACGATCATTGAAAAGCAGATAGGAAAGTGTgtaattttttgtttaatgGCGACATGCTTTGATGCTCAGGAGCTCAAAAGGAGCTCCTTCCACCTAGCATCATTTTAACTAGATTGTTGTATTGTTCCGCACCGTCATATTATTACCCTATCATCCGGGGCACTCAGCTGTTTTCTGCCTGTGATGGAATAAGACTGcaattgacctttttttttttatttaaaaattttttttttaacatcaatgCACATTATTACTCTTATATTACCACACTATTTATTCCTCGCACCTTGTTTACCTCATGTTAGCCGCAAAGAGGCCGCCTCGTTCCACCACCGTGTGTTAATTAAGGCAGAGATAAAAAAATTATCCACGAGGCTTGATAAATTATTAAGCATGTGGTTAAAAATCCCTCCACTGCGTAGAATAGTCCCAGAACTAGAACGTGACATTAGTAATAGAGGGATAATGAGTGAATGAAAAACTAAAATGATTCCCTGCTTCGAAGCATTTGACACACTTAAAAAGAGCTCCATCCGTTGGCTAAACCTGCATATTGGTTTTCAACGTAAGCGTTGAAAAACCTTCTTTCGTGGCTGTCATGTGTCTCACTGTTACATGTGTTCAATAAAGACCTAGTCCTCCGTCATTGTGCTGTAGATAAATGCTCCAAAGTGACTATTACTATATTGTGATGTCTCATAATACAGTAGGTGCCTACAGATTGGGAGGtaaatctgcattttttttaaaaagcaagttaTATCCAAGCCAAATTTATTTACATAGAACTTTTCATACATTCATCCATGGCGTTAACCCACTTTACGCTCTTTTGAGTTAGCTGACTTCATAGCCTTTTGAAAGGTAACGTGGAAGTAAATTGCTTGTGAAACAGGGATATTGACTGGTCGTCCCTGGCAACTTTATCTGAGGCAAAAGGGTGACGAGCAACTGttgcattttcataaaattgcTGATGCATGTTGTGTCTGGCACACAATTGTCTCTACATCAAAGATGTGTTTTTGCtataaaaaaaagctaaaacaaaaaaaaaacacaagccaTCTATGTATACAACTTTATGTAACATATGCACTTACGCACACGCCACCATCGTCCTCACAGATTGAGAGATGAACGCTGCGTCGCCACTCCGCCGCTTCATTTGGTCGAATCGGATTGGAGCAGACAGGCTTGAGCCGCGTAACCATCCCTATCTGAAagtagtactgtacatcatAAATACGATCTgacctctctggccccatcttaaGCCTCTAATTTGATACACAAGAAACCATTGCGTCCAAAGAATAACAACCAATccgagacagaaggcgtgacttTACGAGGTGTGAAATAATTTGTTGTACACTAGCGGGCACACTCATATCAtagaaaaaacagaatttgtACAAAGATGGGACTAAGCCGTAcactaaatatttgtatgtaaaacacttctaggccataaatataaaacaaccaAATCAAAAACGGTTAGTGGAGTACAACAGTAAATGAATGTGCCTTTTTGTACCGCAAAGTTTCTCTGTTAGCCAGTTCTTGTCATTCCGTGCTGTTTACAAGTCCAAATGTAACAAGCTTTAATGTGTCAGACATTTGAGGTAGTGCTGAAAAGGGAATGAGGGGTAATTTAGGCCACCTTATTAATATTTCACATGAGAAGTCATTTACGCGGCAAACATTAGTGTTTATTTATGAGCGTTGCTAAGTGGAGCTGCGATTTGTCTGTTTTTCCTCTGGCTTGCCACAGTGGGATGCCCGAGGTTTGCAGGCGTTATGACGTTACCTGGAGGGGCGGTGCTCCTGTGGGGATACAGTTGATGGAGAGGagtccctcctcctcctcctcctcctcctcctcttcctcctcctcttacACTCGCTGCCATGATCGGATGATGAGGACACAGCACAACGGCGGCGACACACAAGCAGCGCCGGGATTGAGAATGAGCCGCGGGACACGCTGAGCAGACACCTTAGCGGTTTACATGTGTTTGTTTCTTCCTGGATGTTCAGTTATGACAAGTGCCTTCCCAACACCTATTTTCCaacttttctgacattttttgaCTCTCTGAGAGGTTTTCACTGATGTCCAGGGACTCGCATACTATGCACTATCGCTGTCTCGCGCTCATCATCGAACCTGTAACCTCAGCACGGGACTCTTGAAGTGAGGACCCTCACCCCCGCAACCAGCCACGGGTAGCTTCTCCTCGTACGACGCAGGGATGTTTGCCTCCGTGGAGCACGGCCCGGTCCTCTGCAGCGACTCCAACATCCTGTGCCTGTCCTGGAAAGGCCGCGTGCCCAAGAGCGAGAAGGAGAAACCGGTGTGCCGGAAGCGCTACTACGAGGAGGGCTGGCTGGCCACCGGGAACGGCCGGGGGGTCGTCGGCGTCACGTTTACATCCAGTCACTGCAGGCGGGACCGGCCCACCCCGCAGAGGGTCAACTTCAACCTCAGGGGGCACAACAGCGAGGTAAGAAGGAATATATTTATTTGCCTACTTTAATTATTGCTTTTTCTCTCTGCATATTGATCATAAAGCTAACATTATCATTAGCAGGCACAGTAGTACTATCTAAACATGAGTAGAAAAGAAAGAGTTTAGAAGtacctttgttttgctttatccaaacTGTATTTCCTCATATTGTGGCTATCGAATTCCAATTTTTTGGCACTTTtcttaacttatttttattatgataaaatatgtttgttgtttattaagcaccaaaataaacaatttaaaaaaaactaaactgaaaACCACATCCGTCTATTTGTGGTGTGGCGGCCTTTTCTGTACAAAAACGTTTTAATAATATTATTCCACAATATTGTATATTTCCCCCACAAATATATAATTATGCTTAAATAAAATATCGTTTAATGAATAGATAGCACGGTGAACTAGCGGTTTGGCATTCAAATCCCGGCTGTAGCCTTCCCGTTTGaagtgttctccccgtgcctcgtCCCAGTAattggtgggttttctccgggtactccagcttcctcccccATTAcagaaatatgcatgttagggtcAGCAGGCAGGTCTGCATCACAGGTCTGAGGTCCGgcgtttgaatcttggctctgcTTGCGTGTTCTCCAAgagcttgtgtgggttttctccgggtagacCTTTACTCAAGGCCGTCACGATCTTCGATGAGTAAGGCTACCATGGCTTGGAGTACACCCCTAATAGGCATCTTGTTCCTGTGTCGTGATTCGTCAAAGGGAGCGGCAGTGAAATTGGACCTAGTTT encodes:
- the mrps10 gene encoding small ribosomal subunit protein uS10m encodes the protein MDTRGRQYDTYLAVFSYPSEKNMAASMALRKEFCSLARILSGISLSAPKVLGHYAGHKKWITTRCPFHTATVLSSTASPITVTEEPDTLFRKVTVMVKGHDRAVLDSYEYFATMAAKELGINIGKVFEPPKDMERFTLLKSVHIFKKHRVQYEMRTHYRCIELSHLTSSTARVYLEYIQRNLPESVAMQVTKTAMEKIPEHIHEPMWRDEPTEEAEKPSQ